One window of Nicotiana tomentosiformis chromosome 11, ASM39032v3, whole genome shotgun sequence genomic DNA carries:
- the LOC104117631 gene encoding thaumatin-like protein 1b has product MAVTFSMSVIFFMFFLQGSYAANFIIKNNCPYTIWPATLTGQGPQLLTGFELASQASQTLQVPNSWSGRVWARFVCSNDATGKFTCRSGDCGSGQVTCNGNGAAPPASLVEFTLAGFGGKDFYDISLVDGFNLPVSIVPQNRVDCNSTSCPVDINNHGCPDELAVKDPDGGVIGCKSACLAFQQPQYCCTGPYSSPQTCKPTKYSLQFKHLCPQAYSYAYDDATSTFTCTGADYLITFCP; this is encoded by the exons ATGGCCGTAACATTCTCCATGAGTGTTATCTTTTTTATGTTCTTCCTCCAGG GATCTTATGCAGCCAACttcataataaaaaataattgcCCTTACACAATTTGGCCAGCTACACTTACTGGTCAAGGACCCCAATTGCTAACAGGATTTGAATTAGCATCACAAGCTTCACAAACTCTTCAGGTACCAAATTCATGGTCAGGAAGAGTATGGGCAAGATTCGTTTGCTCGAATGATGCGACTGGAAAATTCACTTGTCGTAGTGGAGATTGTGGGAGTGGCCAAGTAACTTGCAACGGTAACGGTGCAGCTCCACCAGCATCCCTTGTCGAATTCACATTAGCAGGGTTTGGAGGCAAAGACTTTTATGATATTAGCTTGGTCGATGGTTTTAATTTACCAGTCTCTATTGTCCCTCAAAATAGAGTTGATTGCAACTCAACAAGTTGTCCAGTTGATATCAATAATCACGGATGTCCAGATGAGTTAGCAGTAAAAGATCCAGATGGTGGTGTCATTGGGTGCAAAAGTGCATGCCTGGCATTTCAACAGCCACAATATTGTTGCACTGGTCCATATAGTTCTCCACAAACTTGCAAACCAACGAAATACTCTTTACAATTCAAACATCTGTGTCCTCAAGCTTATAGTTATGCTTATGATGATGCAACTAGCACATTTACATGTACTGGAGCTGACTATTTGATTACTTTCTGCCCATAA